TCAAGGATGGCGCGGTGAGAACTAGAGCGTTGTCGATATTATTTACATTGAGTCGATGAACGACGAAATTGTCTTTTATCTTGCCGATATAATTGGGGTTTGTTCAAGGGCATATTTATTGCTTACTCATATGGTAAAGAATTTTTTCGAGGAAAGGATTCGACTATGAGAAATAAAGATATGCTAAATATAATCGTTATTCTATTTTTTCTCCTGATGGCCCCACTCTCCGCATGGGCAACCCCGATTCTTCAGGTCGGTGTGCCGACGGGTTCCGGCGGCTATGTCGTCAATACGTCCTCATCATCAAACCCGACCGAAACAGATACTGCGCTCACCAGCGGCAATCAGATTGTTGCGGCGGGGCAGTATCAGGACGGTTCGGTCGTGAACCTGGGTGGTGCTTATCTGACCGGGCCGGACTGGTCGTCGTTCGGATTTGCCGATGTGTTCAATGGGCATGGCGCAGTTTTGCTGGTTTCGGTGGCTGACGGACTGGGTGCCAACGCTTTTGCGAGTTTGACCATCAATGGCAATAATGCTTTCGCTTGGGACGCCAATAATAGCTATTTCAACAACAGCCATGATCCGTTGAAAGCGTTGACCTCAGATTTCCTGTTTTTCGATATCGGAACTTTTGCCAACAACAGCGCTGAGGTGCCAAACTTTCAAGATCCCGGTGCCGCATTAAAGGATGGCGAAGTCAAAAGCCTTACCCTGGCCGGAATGGGTGATCTCAGTTGGATTCACTTTGATCTGATGGCCTTGGAAACAGCGTATGGGAACGGGCAAAACAAAACCAGCCTGTTTACCAACGATCTGTTCAGCCCGAATTCCAAAGATGTGACCTGGAAAGCCCCGGCCCCTGTTCCCGAGCCGTCGACACTCATTTTGCTGGGGTGTGGCATTGCCGGGCTGGCCTTATACCGGAAGAGAGCTAAATGACAGGTTGAACTCTAGTCAGATGTAAATAATTTCGACAGGTAAACAAAAGCGGAACCTAAACTGGTTCCGCTTTTGTCGTTTAAAGAGTTTCTTCGGCTGCCAGCCAGCCATCAACTGATCAGTAGATCCTCCAACTGCAGGGGAATTCCCTGGCGGCTGCGTTCCAGCGCGGGCAACACATCCATGCTTGGCCAGAGCCCGTTTTGCAAGGTCTCTGCGTAACCACCGCTCAACCCGGCGGCCCGCATCTTTTCAACGCTGGTCGCGGCACTGTAAACAAGTCGCTGCCAGCGGCAATGCAGTCCGTGGGGAGTCGGGGAGAGCAGCATAAACCAGCCGTCCTGGGTGCCATCGTTGGCGGGCAGGCCGATGGCGCCGGCGTTCAGCCAGGCTCGGCGGTCAAGAATCCTCCCCCAGGGGATGCCGCAGTGGCCGCCGATAACGATGTCGGCAGCGGAATGTTCAAGCTCTTGGTACAGGGTCTGCTCAGCGCTGGAAGCGAAGAGGAAGCGATTGGTCTGGTTGACGCCGCCGTGGATCAGCTGAATGGTGCGGCCATGCATGCTGCAATGGAGGGCCCGCGGCAGGGTTGCCAGCCAAGCCCGCTCTGCCGCTGTCAAACTGTTGCGGGCAAAGTGGTACCAGTTGACGGACAGTAACGAGCAGGCTGAACCTTCGGCGAACCCGCAACCG
The Pelobacter seleniigenes DSM 18267 DNA segment above includes these coding regions:
- a CDS encoding choice-of-anchor N protein, which produces MRNKDMLNIIVILFFLLMAPLSAWATPILQVGVPTGSGGYVVNTSSSSNPTETDTALTSGNQIVAAGQYQDGSVVNLGGAYLTGPDWSSFGFADVFNGHGAVLLVSVADGLGANAFASLTINGNNAFAWDANNSYFNNSHDPLKALTSDFLFFDIGTFANNSAEVPNFQDPGAALKDGEVKSLTLAGMGDLSWIHFDLMALETAYGNGQNKTSLFTNDLFSPNSKDVTWKAPAPVPEPSTLILLGCGIAGLALYRKRAK
- a CDS encoding metallophosphoesterase family protein, encoding MSQLPDSLNLGSIDEPLLIFGGPYSNLAATAAMRQWAEQHQFPPRRVICTGDIIAYCGEPRECLELIQDWGIAVVQGNCEQALAAEAPDCGCGFAEGSACSLLSVNWYHFARNSLTAAERAWLATLPRALHCSMHGRTIQLIHGGVNQTNRFLFASSAEQTLYQELEHSAADIVIGGHCGIPWGRILDRRAWLNAGAIGLPANDGTQDGWFMLLSPTPHGLHCRWQRLVYSAATSVEKMRAAGLSGGYAETLQNGLWPSMDVLPALERSRQGIPLQLEDLLIS